gtgtggggggggggtgtatATCGATGTGAGTGATAAATGTTTGCGGTGTTTGCggcttcccttcccctcctcctctctctcttcatcagCAAATGCCTTTTAAATCACAGGAAAGTCAGCAgaaggaaaaacagagagagaggaagcaaagAAGACGGAAGACACGGCTGCTCTTGCCTCTCGTGGAGAGGCATAAATGCACCACAATGCGGGTCTCGCTCAGTGAGTGAGGCGCGTACTTCACACGCCACACCACACAGatgcaccagcagcggcagcactgaGTATGTGAACACGCCGAAACGACGAGAAGCGAATAAACCTCTAACACAGTGGATCCAACCAACTAACCAACCAacaccccccaaaaaaaggAAATAAAATACAGAAAACTAGCaaaagaacagcagcgcaggtACACAAAAGGAGTACCAAACCCACCAGGAGACAGTCAGTCAGACCAGCGTAAGCGAGAGATGGAAGTGGACTGGGGCACAACACAGAAAGAAACGACTGCAATTATAGAGCACACAATCCGCATCTCTTCATCTGCTCTTTCAGCGTCACTTGTAGCTCATCCAAGAGGCACCAATGAGTCCGAGAAGGGCGCATTGGGCGGCCTTCTCGGATTCATTCACTGCGCCTCATAAATTGAGGACTCTCGACATGACGCGCAGAGGCCTCCACTTTCGATATATCCCAGCGTTACGTCACAACACTCGCAAGCGTCGCTTTTTTTGCTTGAGTTCTTTTGGAAAATTAAAAAGCACGAAGAAAACTAAATAGCAAAACATGCCTGATTGCCTCCTCAGCAACTATGTGAGTGAAGAGAGCACAAGATAGGCGCAATATGCCACTGCTTACGCCTggagcaccacagcgccaccagcctTGCGGATCTTCTTGTCGGCCAGCTTGCTCACGTAGCGCGCCTTCACAATGCACGGCACCTGGATGTGGCCGTTGCCCAGCAGCTTCGCGTACCCACTGGACTGCAGGTCCACCACAGGCAGAACCCcgcccttcttcgccttcgccgcctcctccgcagcaaTCAGGCGCGTCAGGTTGTTCAGGTTGATCGTCGGCTTCCACGTCACGTTCTTCTTGCGGTGGTAGTGGTCCATGCCCAGCTTACCAAAGTACCCGGGGTGGTACTTGTCGAAGTtgatgcggtggtggtgcataCCGCCAGCGTTACCGCGACCGGACTCGTGCTTGCGGTGCTTGCCTACGCGACCGTAGCCACAGAACGTCGAGCCGCGCTGGTGGCGGCACTTCTTGAAGCGGGTCGGCATCTCGTAATCAAACTGCGTGCGATGATCGAGACGTGGTGGGGTGCACCGTAGCGTAATGGATTGTGTGTATGTGAATGGATGTAAGTGtgcaggggggaggaagaggggggcgaggaCGATGGGGAAGCGGCAGTGGAGGTAGGAATGCCCATGCGGTGGCGCAAAAGTGGGTTGAGTCGACGGAGAACACGAGAAATATCACACGAACTTTATTCGACAGGGGGGAGCACGCAGGTTTAGCTCAAATGCACGATCCTCCCAGCTCGATCGCGCAGCAGTTGATGTCATGGCAGGGCGAGCATAGAAATACCAGGCACTCGCAcaccatcacacacacaggaaggCGGTAGAGACTATTTACGCGCCACGCTTCACAATAAGCTTCACGTTCTGAGAATATGCAGCGTACCTTCCCCAGCCAACACATACGTATGCGCGTGTACGCCTCATATATGAGCACGTCACAGTCGAGAAAACCTCTCCGATAGAAAGAAAACCGTCGTAAGAGtaagcaaaggaaaaaatgggaaagggaggggggaatagAAAGGCGAACGCACGACGGAAcagcaagaggagggggtggggaagaggccCATTAGCATAATGCACggagaagacagagaaggacTTGAGTACTCTTGACACTACAGTAGATGTACCAACAACCCCAATAGTGTAAAGAGATATTTTAAGCATGTATACAGCGAGGTCGGTGTgtccgcccacccacccccttgACACTAACGAGTGCAACTACACGTATCTTATAAGCGGCACCAAGAACAGGGGGAAAAGGCTCGGCGGAAAGGCGTGAGTGGAACGCACAATCATGAGAGATGtcgaagagaggagggataCTTGTTATCAAGCCCACATGTGGCGCCCCTGTTCACTTCATCCTGCCCCTCAACGTCGTTAGCGCTTTGAGCATGGCCTACCTCCTGCGTGAATCGCACCAGCTCACGCTGTTGTTGACGCACAATTCGTGAGAAGGGGCACCACACGCAGCACCCACTCAcaagagagaacaacagcgAGACCACAACCAGTAGTAtggccaccacccccctcctgACGCCGTTGTAGTTGCACTGAAAGCTAGGGATTGAGCCAGACGTCTTGATGCCATTGCACGCGAGCGGGGTACGATAGTCATTCCTTCGAACGTACGGCACATAAGACATGATGTCGTAGATGTGAGTGAAATCAGCATCCTTGGTGTGGCCGTCGCAACTTATATCCACTTCATCAGGCAGCATCACCTTGCACGCCAACGAACGATCAGGTGCAGGGAAGGCGTAGCCTTGCGGGAAGAAGGGGTGGTGCACAAACAGCGGTggggcgccgccgcggccgctgaCCGTCATGCGCACCAGCCTAGCGTGCTTCGACACGCCACTATCCACACTCTCGTTTGTCCAGAACGACGTCGTGTCCACCAAATCAGAAGTCGCCCAGTACCACATGACACGAACGCCGttcacctctgccgcccACACCCCACACGGGATGTTGCGCACCGTCTGGTTGCCGACAAACGTTGGCGGCACGCTTGGCGAGTAGAGCAGCAAGGCGCTGACGCTCCTGGCACTCTTGTCGTAGCCGATAAGGATGCGTTTGCAGGTGTTCTGGTCAGGAAAGAAATACTCGCGCAGAGCCTTGTCGGCCGTCTCCTCGCCATCTGGCACTGCAAACTTAGTGTAGTAGTACGACATCTGATCCCATGAGTTGGTGAACCACTCGTACTCGTACACGCGACCGGCGACACCACTCATGGGATACTGCAAGCTGGCGCGGGAGATACCTGCGTAGAGGCTGAAGGTCGCACGAAGATGGTAGAAGGACTTCTTCGACGGCGAGATAACAAGAAAGTTTGCACTGAAATCGGCAGGAAAGTCAGGCATATTGCTGTTCCTGGTAGACGCCAATGTTGACGGCGATGATGAGGGGGAGCGAGCATTGACCACAGGGGCTTCGATTGTCGACCGAGCAAAATTCATCGGTAAGTCGGTGACTGAGTCAGCAGGGGATGGGGATACACTTTCGCAGTGGGAAGGCGGCATCACCGCGTCAGAGACGTTAGAgccaaagaaagagaaggtgaagaggcAGTTGTTGATCGTGCTGGCGGTGACTGCAGTCACCTCTATCGACACGGCAGTCCGACTCACCTGCATCAAATTCGCCGACCACCCTTGCGTACTCGTCaggacagcggcgctgtacGTGGCGGATGTACCAAGACCACCGTACTTGGCCGGAATGATGAGGGAAAAGTGATTCGAGTAGTTTTTGACCTCAATACCACGGATGGTGCTCGTGGTGAATGTCGTTGGGAGCGGGGCCTGCAACATACCAACGAGGCTCTGAGCCAAGAGCACATCGTCTGAGGAACTGTACGACCCCTTCGTGTGCATGCAGCCGTCCATGTCAGAGACGGTATACTTATCCGTGGCGTTGATGTAGTAGGTATGGATGTCATCGCTATCCATGGTCCTCTCCATGGAGAATGGGAAGACAACGGGTTCTTCCGTCCTGTTCGCGCTCGCACTGACAGATAAGCGAAACGCGCTGATAACAGATTTGTTGTAGTTCATTGGCGCActcggcgcggcgctgcgacACACCAGCTCCACGTCGAACAATCCCCGACCGTATAGCGGCAGTAGGTTCGCTGCGCTCACTGCGACAGACATGCTGAGCAGGGCAAGCAGCGTCGCCATCAGCGAAGCAAAAGAAGTGCGCATCATTTTTCACAAAACAGTGCTACCTGAGAGATCACGAAGAGCTCtaaaaaaagagagaaacgggcGAAAACACAGAAGAAATGGAATACAGGGTCGTAACGCTGTACCTAGTTAAGGCCCAATGGCACCttccacacacgcaaaacGTAACCGTGGCTTTCGATGGAGCCCCCACCTCCTTGTGTGTTGATTCAACCGAAACTCGGTGCTAGCTAGAGTAGTGGCCGCTCGAGCCACAGAGTCGGTCCAGAGAGCGctaaaaagaaaagaaggcaaTGCGATAATGTCGCTCGTCGATAGgtaaggggagggggggcttaGCAAAACACGCAATCGACGATGCAATGGCACAGAAAGCACGCGTTGTGGATAtggcggagcaggagaaaggaaggaaaagatgGCAGAACACGGCCACTCAACACACAAAACACTTTCAAAAATGGGGCGATgttgagggagaagggggaaggggaggtgaCACTAGTGGGAAAAGCACAGAAGCGAGTAAAGATGGTGAAGACAACACACAATGATGACTGGGTAAATATTTTTTGAGAGAAGACAAGAAGAGCCAATATGGAAAGCTTGCAAGATGATTAGGCCCACCTGTGGGAGAGTCTGGCGTTACAAGCAGTGCAACCGCTACGTCGCCAGCTACGGTGATCGTGTAAGGAAGTTCGACAAAAAAACAACGCCGACCCagaacagaagaaaaagacagGCGatagaggaaaggggaagaagagggaagaagagtgaAGAAGTGCGCGCAGCACAGAACACACGATGGCAGAGTCACGCGCAACGTcagaagaggggggacggGCTGGCATCACCCGTCTCTCCCTCGACTTCGATATCAatgccactgccgctttGGTAAAAGTGGCAGCACACGGAGAGCAAAAATGGGCAGCCCCCGGGAAGGCAATGCACCGCGACGTAGAGCCTCTTCAATGACACAGGCGAAGCTGGTTAACCCCGCGGAAAAAGAAGTGCGATGGTCGTGGGCGCCGCCTCAAAGCGAgtgcgccacacacgcaagacCAGCCCCAAACCAACCTCGCACAGCCCTTTCGACACCGCAACCATCAATGCAAAATGAGTCTGCCTCCCACAGTTGGTCCCATTATCACACATGCATGGGCCGCCCATCTTGTAGATGCATAcgtacttttttttttcggcttTCTGTTGAAAGAAACACCGCCTCTCATTGACCTCCTCACACGCCGGCTTTCACACGGGCCCATCTTTTTCCCATCCACCCCTCGTCCTGTCCCCCAACCCTCTCCACGCACACCTAACGTGACACAAGACCGTCACGGCGAGAAGACGTGCTCGCGCGACAGGGGTGGGATACGAGTCCCGCTTCTCCGACATCACCTTCACAGCAGATTTTACGGGGCGCGTGTGAATCCCTGCCAGGCATGTCTGCGGTGAAAAAGGGGGACAGAAaaccaaagaagaagaaaagagcacaCGAAAACGCGGCCccggagaggagggggggggagaagcggtcatagaaaaaaaatgaacggcaaaacaaaagagaaacaacgctcctcctcacactTACGCCTggagcaccacagcgccaccagcctTGCGGATCTTCTTGTCGGCCAGCTTGCTCACGTAGCGCGCCTTCACAATGCACGGCACCTGGATGTGGCCGTTGCCCAGCAGCTTCGCGTACCCACTGGACTGCAGGTCCACCACAGGCAGAACCCcgcccttcttcgccttcgccgcctcctccgcagcaaTCAGGCGCGTCAGGTTGTTCAGGTTGATCGTCGGCTTCCACGTCACGTTCTTCTTGCGGTGGTAGTGGTCCATGCCCAGCTTACCAAAGTACCCGGGGTGGTACTTGTCGAAGTtgatgcggtggtggtgcataCCGCCAGCGTTACCGCGACCGGACTCGTGCTTGCGGTGCTTGCCTACGCGACCGTAGCCGCAGAACGTCGAGCCGCGCTGGTGGCGGCACTTCTTGAAGCGGGTCGGCATCTCCTACGAGTGAAAAAGAGCTGTATGGCAAGAAAGTGATAAGGTGTTACACCAGAAATGTATTAAGAGAGACAGCGCAATCAAAACATGGGTATAGAGAACGGAAGAAATGGAAGGTGATGCGATAGACTGATTTGTAAGCAGAAGACAgaagcacacgtgcacagtGAGAAAAAATATAGCGTTGCGCATACGCACCGAGCCAGACAAAGCCGGCATGACTGTAGAATGCCTAAGGGCCTAGTAGGGAAAGACTGAGGAATGACGGCGAGTTTGGGCTACACAGATACTCTTTAGCGTGGCTCGTCGAAAGAACCTGTGTGAATAAGCTGCGCCTCACTCCACTCGCGTTAAGTTCGAGACTGGCCTTTCCACGggccttttctttctgtgaACGACTTGTGGAgttgttctcttttcagACTTGgtaggaaaaaaaaaaagaattTTGGTGTTGCGGGGCGTCGCGTGATTTCGCTGGAGCGCCAtaccacacacgcagccgaCGACGGAACGCTGATTAGACGATCGCGGGGGCGTGCGTAGAGATCTTGGGCCACAGGTCCGCAGACTCCTTCGCCACAGGGCCGGCAATGCCAGAACCCTTCATCTCACCCTTGGGGTTCACGATCACGCCAGCGTTGTCCTCGAAGTAGATCACAGTACCGTCCTTGCGGCGCCAACTCTTGCGCTGGCGGATGATTACGGCATTCAGCACcttcttgcgcagctccggctTGCCCTTCTTCACAGAGCACATCACCATATCGCCCAGCGCAGCAGACGGCAGACGGTTAAGACGACCGTGGTAGCCCTTCACGGAGATGATGTACAGGTTTTTGGCACCAGTGTTGTCCGCGCAGTTCACCACCGCGCCGACGGGCAGCGCGACGGACAcgcggaagcggcagcccTTGACGTTGGCCTGATCCTTACCCATGATTGCAACACTGC
This DNA window, taken from Leishmania panamensis strain MHOM/PA/94/PSC-1 chromosome 34 sequence, encodes the following:
- a CDS encoding 60S ribosomal protein L23, putative (TriTrypDB/GeneDB-style sysID: LpmP.34.3660), translated to MGKDQANVKGCRFRVSVALPVGAVVNCADNTGAKNLYIISVKGYHGRLNRLPSAALGDMVMCSVKKGKPELRKKVLNAVIIRQRKSWRRKDGTVIYFEDNAGVIVNPKGEMKGSGIAGPVAKESADLWPKISTHAPAIV
- a CDS encoding hypothetical protein (TriTrypDB/GeneDB-style sysID: LpmP.34.3640); translation: MMRTSFASLMATLLALLSMSVAVSAANLLPLYGRGLFDVELVCRSAAPSAPMNYNKSVISAFRLSVSASANRTEEPVVFPFSMERTMDSDDIHTYYINATDKYTVSDMDGCMHTKGSYSSSDDVLLAQSLVGMLQAPLPTTFTTSTIRGIEVKNYSNHFSLIIPAKYGGLGTSATYSAAVLTSTQGWSANLMQVSRTAVSIEVTAVTASTINNCLFTFSFFGSNVSDAVMPPSHCESVSPSPADSVTDLPMNFARSTIEAPVVNARSPSSSPSTLASTRNSNMPDFPADFSANFLVISPSKKSFYHLRATFSLYAGISRASLQYPMSGVAGRVYEYEWFTNSWDQMSYYYTKFAVPDGEETADKALREYFFPDQNTCKRILIGYDKSARSVSALLLYSPSVPPTFVGNQTVRNIPCGVWAAEVNGVRVMWYWATSDLVDTTSFWTNESVDSGVSKHARLVRMTVSGRGGAPPLFVHHPFFPQGYAFPAPDRSLACKVMLPDEVDISCDGHTKDADFTHIYDIMSYVPYVRRNDYRTPLACNGIKTSGSIPSFQCNYNGVRRGVVAILLVVVSLLFSLVSGCCVWCPFSRIVRQQQRELVRFTQEVGHAQSANDVEGQDEVNRGATCGLDNKYPSSLRHLS
- a CDS encoding 60S ribosomal protein L27A/L29, putative (TriTrypDB/GeneDB-style sysID: LpmP.34.3650) codes for the protein MPTRFKKCRHQRGSTFCGYGRVGKHRKHESGRGNAGGMHHHRINFDKYHPGYFGKLGMDHYHRKKNVTWKPTINLNNLTRLIAAEEAAKAKKGGVLPVVDLQSSGYAKLLGNGHIQVPCIVKARYVSKLADKKIRKAGGAVVLQA
- a CDS encoding 60S ribosomal protein L27A/L29, putative (TriTrypDB/GeneDB-style sysID: LpmP.34.3630), with translation MPTRFKKCRHQRGSTFCGYGRVGKHRKHESGRGNAGGMHHHRINFDKYHPGYFGKLGMDHYHRKKNVTWKPTINLNNLTRLIAAEEAAKAKKGGVLPVVDLQSSGYAKLLGNGHIQVPCIVKARYVSKLADKKIRKAGGAVVLQA